In one window of Oscillatoria sp. FACHB-1407 DNA:
- the hpsE gene encoding hormogonium polysaccharide biosynthesis glycosyltransferase HpsE gives MVDFTVAIPTYNGEQRLPEVLDRLKAQVATEPFSWEVIVVDNNSTDGTAAVVQHYQTQWLTNCPLKYIKETRQGAAFARQRAIEESDSEFVGFLDDDNIPATDWVAAAYAFGKEHPKAGAFGSQIHGDFEVSPPKNFKKIAMFLAIVERGSKPYIYEPQKKLLPPGAGLVVRRQVWLDTVPAQLVLNNAGKDAGLASEDLEVGLYIQNAGWEIWYNPDMHMHHKIPKWRLEKEYLLSLFRCVGLSSHHIRMLRVKAWQRPFAFSVYMLNDLHKLVRHTLKYRMAIQDDLVAACEKELLVSNLISPFFLWKKRFFSSAKRVTPANRA, from the coding sequence ATGGTTGATTTTACTGTAGCTATTCCGACCTACAACGGTGAGCAGCGTCTCCCAGAAGTACTCGATCGCCTCAAAGCTCAAGTGGCAACCGAGCCTTTTTCGTGGGAGGTGATCGTTGTTGACAACAACAGCACTGATGGCACAGCCGCTGTCGTTCAGCACTATCAAACCCAATGGTTAACAAACTGCCCACTTAAATATATTAAAGAAACTCGCCAGGGTGCGGCGTTTGCCCGCCAACGGGCGATCGAAGAGTCTGACAGTGAGTTTGTTGGGTTTCTAGACGACGATAATATTCCTGCGACCGATTGGGTCGCGGCGGCCTATGCCTTTGGCAAAGAGCATCCCAAAGCAGGAGCATTTGGCAGCCAAATTCACGGTGACTTTGAGGTGAGTCCACCGAAAAACTTTAAGAAGATTGCAATGTTTCTGGCGATCGTCGAACGGGGGTCTAAGCCCTATATTTACGAACCGCAGAAAAAACTGTTGCCTCCCGGTGCGGGCTTAGTGGTGCGTCGCCAGGTCTGGCTAGACACAGTACCCGCTCAACTGGTGCTCAATAACGCCGGGAAGGATGCCGGATTAGCCAGCGAAGATCTGGAAGTTGGGTTATACATCCAAAACGCAGGGTGGGAAATTTGGTACAACCCCGACATGCATATGCATCACAAAATTCCTAAGTGGCGACTCGAAAAGGAGTACTTGCTATCCCTCTTTCGCTGTGTTGGCTTGAGCAGTCATCACATCCGGATGTTGCGGGTTAAAGCATGGCAGCGTCCCTTCGCGTTTTCGGTCTATATGCTTAATGATTTGCACAAGTTAGTACGGCATACGTTGAAATACCGCATGGCAATACAAGATGACCTGGTTGCTGCTTGTGAAAAAGAGTTGTTAGTAAGTAACCTGATCAGCCCCTTCTTTCTCTGGAAAAAGCGATTCTTCAGTTCTGCAAAACGTGTCACCCCTGCGAATCGAGCTTAA
- the polA gene encoding DNA polymerase I, protein MPLDTSATTPVLLLIDGHSLAFRSYFAHAKGRDGGLRTSTGIPTSVSYGFLKSLLDTMEMEKPDYMAIAFDVGDPTFRHDADQTYKEGRPEAPEDFEPDLKNLKELLTALNLPIIMAPGYEADDIIGTLTRRASAEGLQVKILTGDRDLFQLVDQDQRVSVLYLSTVFAQRGGSPPPREFGPQQVKEKMGIMPSQVVDYKALCGDSSDNIPGVKGIGDKTAVQLLTTYGSLEQVYAHLDELKGAVRKKLEEGREAAMHSQYLAQIHLDVPVEVQLEDCKLKGFDDAVIVPLFEKLEFRTFLNKIRQLRHRFGGEAGEAMAETPATAKAQESIRIPEFPEEDDDLWFFSAEDTKAAQQEVPLEISPQIIDTPEKLHQLVTHLKTFTDPTRPIAWDTETDALEPKDANLVGIGCCWGGELNEMAYIPLGHKSGGNLELAVALEALRPVLESADYPKALQNAKFDRLMLRAQGICLRGVVFDTMLASYVLNPDNSHNLTDLSRKYLGINPQGYEELVPKGKTIADIAIPAVAQYCGMDVHTTWQLVPKLRAELEQFPKLLQLLLTVEQPLEPVLAEMEHTGIHIDQAYLKEFSQKLDQDLKAIEQQAYEVAGQTFSLGSPKQLGELLFEKLGLDRRKSRKTKTGYSTDAATLEKLQGDHPVVDAILEYRTLSKLKSTYVDALPLLVHPSTQRVHTDFNQAITSTGRLSSSNPNLQNIPIRTAFSRQIRKAFIPEPGWLLVAADYSQIELRILAHLSQEPVLIETYQNNQDVHSLTARLLFEKDDISPEERRLAKVINFGVIYGMGAQRFARESGFKTADAKMFIERFNDRYSQVFGYLQQMQREAIAHGYVETILGRRRYFNFASESLKRLRGNTPESIDLDQLKLRDQYDAQSLRAAANAPIQGSSADIIKLAMIRLHELLKGRQARLLLQVHDELVFEVHPSEWEELQGEIKSVMESAVELTVPLRVEIHAGPNWMEAK, encoded by the coding sequence ATGCCCCTAGATACTTCTGCCACAACTCCTGTTCTTCTGCTGATTGATGGGCATTCCCTGGCATTTCGCTCCTATTTTGCCCATGCGAAGGGGCGAGATGGAGGGTTGCGAACCTCAACAGGGATTCCCACCAGTGTGTCTTATGGGTTTCTCAAATCGCTGCTGGACACGATGGAGATGGAGAAGCCTGACTACATGGCGATCGCCTTTGATGTGGGTGATCCTACGTTTCGTCATGATGCGGATCAGACTTACAAGGAGGGCAGACCAGAGGCACCCGAAGATTTCGAGCCTGACCTGAAAAACCTGAAGGAGTTGTTGACGGCACTCAATCTGCCGATCATTATGGCTCCGGGTTACGAGGCAGACGATATTATCGGCACCTTGACCCGACGAGCCAGTGCTGAAGGCTTGCAGGTGAAGATTTTGACGGGCGATCGCGATTTGTTTCAATTGGTCGATCAAGACCAGCGAGTGTCTGTGCTCTATCTCAGTACAGTGTTTGCTCAGCGGGGCGGATCGCCTCCTCCACGCGAGTTTGGTCCTCAGCAAGTGAAGGAAAAAATGGGCATCATGCCCTCACAAGTCGTGGACTACAAAGCCCTTTGCGGCGACTCGTCAGACAATATTCCAGGTGTCAAGGGCATTGGTGATAAAACGGCTGTGCAACTGCTGACGACCTACGGTTCACTGGAGCAGGTGTATGCCCATCTGGATGAGTTGAAGGGAGCCGTTCGCAAGAAACTGGAGGAAGGTCGCGAAGCGGCAATGCACTCGCAATACCTGGCTCAAATTCATTTAGATGTGCCAGTTGAAGTGCAATTAGAGGATTGCAAACTTAAGGGCTTTGATGATGCGGTGATTGTGCCTTTGTTTGAGAAGTTGGAGTTTCGCACGTTTCTCAACAAGATTCGGCAGTTGCGGCATCGTTTTGGTGGTGAAGCGGGAGAGGCAATGGCTGAAACCCCTGCAACAGCAAAAGCTCAGGAAAGCATTCGCATCCCTGAATTTCCGGAGGAGGATGACGATCTGTGGTTCTTCAGCGCAGAGGACACCAAAGCGGCTCAGCAAGAAGTTCCGCTGGAAATCTCACCACAGATTATCGATACACCTGAGAAATTACATCAACTGGTGACTCACCTCAAGACCTTTACTGACCCCACTCGCCCGATCGCCTGGGATACAGAAACGGATGCTCTGGAACCGAAAGATGCCAACTTAGTGGGGATTGGCTGCTGCTGGGGGGGAGAACTGAATGAGATGGCTTACATTCCCCTGGGACACAAGAGCGGCGGTAATCTGGAACTGGCGGTGGCATTAGAGGCATTGCGCCCGGTGCTGGAGTCAGCGGATTACCCCAAAGCGTTGCAAAATGCCAAGTTCGATCGCCTGATGTTGCGGGCTCAAGGCATTTGCTTGAGGGGAGTGGTCTTTGACACGATGCTGGCCAGTTATGTGTTGAATCCAGATAACAGCCACAACCTGACGGATTTGAGCCGCAAATATCTGGGGATCAATCCTCAAGGGTATGAGGAGTTGGTTCCTAAGGGCAAAACGATCGCGGACATTGCTATTCCTGCGGTTGCTCAGTACTGCGGCATGGATGTGCACACCACCTGGCAACTGGTGCCCAAGCTGAGAGCCGAATTAGAGCAGTTTCCTAAACTGTTGCAACTGCTGCTTACTGTTGAGCAACCGCTGGAACCTGTTTTAGCTGAGATGGAGCACACCGGAATTCACATTGACCAGGCGTATCTCAAGGAGTTTTCTCAGAAGCTGGATCAGGATTTAAAGGCGATCGAGCAACAAGCCTATGAGGTGGCGGGGCAGACCTTTAGCCTGGGTTCACCAAAGCAGTTAGGGGAACTGTTGTTTGAAAAGTTGGGACTCGATCGCCGCAAATCGCGCAAAACTAAAACAGGCTATTCCACGGATGCGGCGACGCTAGAGAAACTGCAAGGTGATCATCCCGTTGTAGATGCGATTTTGGAATATCGTACGTTGTCCAAGCTGAAATCAACCTATGTGGATGCATTACCGTTGCTCGTACATCCCTCGACGCAGCGGGTTCACACGGACTTCAATCAGGCGATCACTTCGACAGGGCGGTTGTCTTCCTCTAATCCCAACTTGCAAAATATCCCGATTCGCACTGCCTTTAGTCGTCAGATTCGCAAGGCATTTATCCCTGAACCGGGTTGGCTCCTGGTGGCAGCGGACTACTCGCAGATTGAATTGCGAATTTTGGCGCACCTGAGTCAGGAACCCGTCTTGATCGAAACTTACCAGAATAATCAAGACGTTCACTCGCTGACGGCTCGTCTGCTGTTTGAGAAGGACGACATCAGCCCAGAAGAGCGGCGACTGGCAAAGGTGATTAACTTTGGGGTGATCTACGGCATGGGGGCACAGCGGTTTGCCCGTGAGTCCGGGTTCAAAACTGCCGATGCCAAGATGTTTATCGAGCGGTTTAACGATCGCTATTCTCAGGTGTTTGGCTACTTGCAACAGATGCAACGGGAGGCGATCGCTCACGGTTATGTCGAAACCATTCTGGGTCGTCGGCGATATTTCAACTTTGCGTCAGAAAGCCTGAAGCGGTTGCGAGGCAATACGCCTGAGTCGATTGATCTTGACCAACTTAAGCTGCGGGATCAGTATGATGCTCAGTCACTCCGGGCGGCAGCCAATGCCCCAATCCAGGGGTCGAGTGCAGATATTATCAAGTTGGCGATGATCCGGCTACACGAGTTATTAAAAGGCAGACAGGCGCGGTTGCTGTTGCAAGTGCATGATGAACTGGTGTTTGAGGTGCATCCTTCGGAGTGGGAAGAGTTGCAGGGTGAGATCAAGTCGGTGATGGAGTCAGCGGTTGAGTTGACGGTGCCGTTGCGGGTGGAGATTCATGCGGGTCCAAACTGGATGGAAGCGAAATAA
- a CDS encoding chloride channel protein translates to MTQTPDLKGLSQLPIAPTPTTPTPTSSTSTDSASAPTISRLTRILNRLQPNPETVVLLLAILIGTGAGSGVVIFRFLIHWIHRFMLEEVSGFLSVWGHWTLALIPLLGGLMVGLMRWQLKDFGPGLAALMEMVQGGRELLPLKPISKMVAAAISLGSGASLGPEGPSVEIGANFSLLLGQVLRVSQQRQQLLLSAGAAAGLAAGFNAPIAGVFFALEVVLGTTFATSAVSVVLLAAVVAAWIAQIGLGFQPAFSLPAYEVRSLLELPLYIGLGLAASLISVLYKKLMSVSQQSFQGQVAGLRWLATIPLPFHPVLGGAIVGIVALYFPQILGVGYETVEAMLQDVQFSLLLVVSLLVIKLAMTALSFGSGFVGGVFAPALFLGASLGSAYAKILAIAFPSLHPYMASPPAYAMVGMAAVLAGSVRAPLTAILLLFELTQDYRIVLPLMAAVGLSIWLVERLQPTVVLDSDGEQQEPKAETTTATECLLPLRVVEAMQPIPLVLSGDVTLEEAGRSLVEHRSHCALVLGEGQQLLGILTLHDFNRLMTRPKTEVDVWNIAHKPIGQLCTTDVLHAYKDELLSEAIARMAARGLHQLPVVDREHPDQVIGLLTDQDITLAQNIARTEEVLQTAAKTHLLETNGKTLEASSTDDELTPVSDRP, encoded by the coding sequence ATGACCCAGACCCCTGACCTCAAGGGACTGTCTCAACTTCCAATTGCGCCAACTCCAACGACTCCAACTCCAACATCTTCCACATCAACCGATTCCGCGTCTGCTCCGACGATCTCTCGTCTGACTCGCATTCTCAATCGCCTCCAACCCAACCCCGAAACGGTGGTGTTGCTGTTGGCGATTCTGATTGGCACGGGGGCTGGCTCTGGGGTGGTGATTTTTCGCTTTCTGATCCACTGGATTCATCGCTTCATGTTGGAGGAGGTCAGTGGGTTTCTATCCGTTTGGGGACATTGGACGTTAGCTCTGATCCCGCTGTTGGGGGGGTTAATGGTGGGGCTAATGCGCTGGCAACTCAAAGATTTTGGTCCGGGGTTAGCCGCATTGATGGAAATGGTACAGGGTGGACGAGAGTTGTTGCCCCTAAAGCCAATTAGTAAGATGGTAGCGGCAGCGATTTCACTGGGTAGCGGGGCTTCACTGGGTCCCGAAGGACCGAGTGTAGAGATTGGCGCAAATTTTAGTTTGCTGTTGGGGCAGGTATTAAGAGTTTCACAACAGCGACAACAACTTTTGCTCAGTGCCGGAGCCGCAGCGGGGTTAGCTGCCGGATTTAATGCCCCGATCGCCGGAGTGTTTTTTGCTCTGGAGGTGGTGTTAGGCACAACGTTTGCCACGTCGGCAGTGAGTGTTGTCTTATTAGCGGCCGTCGTTGCGGCGTGGATTGCCCAAATCGGCTTAGGGTTTCAACCTGCCTTTTCGCTCCCTGCTTATGAAGTGCGGAGCTTGCTAGAACTGCCGCTCTACATTGGGTTGGGTTTAGCCGCTAGCCTGATCTCGGTTCTGTATAAGAAGCTGATGTCAGTGTCGCAGCAGTCGTTTCAGGGGCAAGTGGCTGGACTGCGCTGGTTAGCGACGATTCCGTTGCCATTTCATCCTGTGTTGGGAGGGGCGATCGTTGGGATCGTTGCGCTCTACTTCCCACAGATTTTGGGGGTGGGCTACGAGACGGTGGAGGCGATGTTGCAGGATGTGCAGTTTTCCTTGTTGCTGGTGGTGTCGCTACTGGTGATTAAACTGGCGATGACGGCTCTCAGCTTTGGTAGCGGTTTTGTTGGCGGTGTGTTTGCCCCTGCGCTGTTTTTGGGAGCGTCACTGGGTTCGGCCTATGCCAAGATTTTGGCGATCGCCTTTCCTTCCCTCCATCCCTACATGGCATCCCCCCCCGCCTATGCGATGGTCGGCATGGCAGCCGTTTTAGCCGGAAGTGTGCGTGCGCCCCTGACAGCCATTTTGTTGTTGTTTGAGTTGACGCAAGATTACCGCATCGTCCTACCGTTGATGGCAGCGGTTGGGCTGAGCATCTGGTTGGTAGAGCGACTGCAACCAACGGTGGTGCTGGATTCCGATGGGGAGCAGCAGGAACCCAAAGCAGAAACAACGACAGCAACCGAGTGTCTGTTGCCGCTACGAGTCGTGGAGGCGATGCAACCGATTCCTCTCGTCTTGTCGGGTGACGTGACGTTGGAAGAAGCAGGGCGATCGCTGGTGGAACATCGCAGCCATTGCGCCCTGGTGTTGGGGGAAGGGCAACAACTGCTGGGCATCCTTACGCTGCATGACTTTAACCGACTCATGACTCGCCCCAAAACCGAGGTAGATGTCTGGAACATCGCCCATAAGCCCATTGGTCAACTCTGCACCACCGATGTGCTCCACGCCTACAAAGATGAGTTGCTCTCAGAGGCGATCGCTCGCATGGCAGCACGAGGGCTACACCAGTTACCTGTTGTCGATCGAGAACATCCCGATCAGGTCATCGGCTTATTAACCGATCAAGACATCACCCTGGCACAAAACATTGCCCGCACCGAAGAAGTCCTTCAAACCGCTGCCAAAACTCACCTGCTAGAAACCAACGGCAAAACGTTAGAAGCGAGTTCGACTGACGATGAGTTAACACCCGTGAGCGATCGCCCCTAA
- a CDS encoding ATP-binding response regulator, translating into MNTPEAHASAADILVVDDTPDNLRLLSIMLSENGYKVRKAINGERALQAVQAIAPDLILLDIRMPDMTGYEVCRHLKESEYRDIPVIFISALDDVFDKVMAFDVGGVDYINKPFQGQEVLARINTHLKIKKLQNQLQHQNTQLQQEVCDRIAAEAALKTLNQELEMRVQDRTSELQTANEQLRTLEANLRQQLNVFLNAVSHDLRNPVMGTSMVLNNLSQQSGEAIAIPRAILDRMIQSNARQLDLIDSLIETHAVEVWGINLNCQSMRLHDLVQGAIADLQPLLEREQATLVNLIPTALPLVKVDPLQLSRVYQNLIANALKHNPPGLKIVLNAEPGTHWVRCTVHDNGVGVDPDQQHKLFDLYFQGSQKRKSVGLGLGLYLCQQIIQAHGGEIGIESQPQQGATFWFTLPVCE; encoded by the coding sequence ATGAATACCCCCGAAGCTCACGCCTCCGCTGCTGATATTTTGGTTGTCGATGACACCCCCGATAATCTGCGGTTGTTGTCGATTATGTTGAGCGAGAATGGTTACAAAGTCCGCAAAGCGATCAACGGAGAACGGGCACTGCAAGCGGTTCAGGCGATCGCCCCCGATCTAATCCTGCTGGATATTCGGATGCCTGACATGACGGGGTATGAGGTCTGCCGCCATCTGAAGGAGTCTGAATATAGAGATATTCCCGTTATCTTTATCAGTGCCCTGGATGACGTATTTGACAAGGTGATGGCGTTTGATGTGGGAGGCGTGGACTACATCAACAAACCTTTTCAAGGGCAAGAGGTGTTAGCACGGATCAACACTCACCTCAAGATCAAAAAATTACAAAATCAGTTGCAACACCAAAACACCCAACTGCAACAGGAAGTGTGCGATCGCATTGCCGCTGAAGCCGCGCTTAAAACATTGAACCAGGAGTTGGAGATGCGGGTGCAAGATCGCACGTCAGAATTGCAAACAGCCAACGAACAACTCCGCACCCTGGAAGCCAATCTGCGTCAGCAGTTGAATGTGTTTCTCAATGCGGTATCGCACGATCTCCGCAATCCCGTTATGGGGACGTCGATGGTACTCAATAACCTGAGCCAACAATCGGGGGAGGCGATCGCCATTCCCCGTGCCATTCTCGATCGGATGATCCAGAGCAATGCCCGTCAACTCGACTTGATTGATTCTCTCATCGAAACTCACGCGGTGGAGGTTTGGGGTATTAACCTCAATTGTCAGTCGATGCGGTTGCATGATCTGGTGCAGGGGGCGATCGCCGATCTACAACCTCTGCTAGAGCGGGAACAAGCCACCCTGGTTAATCTCATTCCTACTGCACTTCCTCTGGTCAAGGTTGATCCGTTACAACTATCGCGGGTCTATCAAAACTTGATTGCCAACGCCCTCAAACACAATCCACCAGGGTTAAAGATTGTGCTCAATGCCGAACCCGGAACGCATTGGGTTCGTTGCACCGTTCATGACAATGGTGTTGGTGTTGACCCCGATCAGCAACATAAGTTGTTTGATCTCTACTTTCAGGGCAGCCAAAAACGCAAATCGGTTGGGCTTGGGTTGGGGCTATATCTTTGTCAGCAAATCATCCAGGCACATGGCGGTGAGATTGGCATTGAGAGTCAACCTCAGCAGGGAGCCACGTTTTGGTTCACGCTTCCGGTGTGCGAATAA
- a CDS encoding ATP-binding protein: MQAARRFVATISGKVPLRTVLIVPFVLQIIAIVGLTGYLSYLAGKQAIEDLVSQLQEEVSDRVTDKLNTYLEAPQTINQINAGAIRLGLLNLNDVQSLDRYLWRQMKEFKDLTFIAIATETGNYIGIGRRPFFEFRLGILDRSMDGVTRTWSMGSQGNRATVREPLTNFDPRARSWYKAAVNKGRATWSTIYTARDTNQLLLPASQPVYGLNGELLGVVTATLTPSSLSEFLQELKVGDTGQTFIMERNGLLVATSTDEPPIRRSNQGVEERLLAIYSGNEVTRAIARHLEDEFADLTQIKTNQTLDYEFGGDRYFVQVKPLYDMSSEYLQEMQDLNWLVVVVVPESEFTGKIKENIRNTALLCLAALVVSIIISIVTSRWITKPLFELSQASESLSQGNWNQQVNARGSLELKTLGRAFNHMSHQLKLSHEQLAEYSKGLEKLVAERTEALRQSEEKFSTAFRFSPEPIAIATLADGKIIDANDSYLKRTGYSEEEVIGKSAKDLNLWVDPQDAQKVVQTLQEQGFIHNLEIDYRKKSGEIGTVLLSAEVIELNGEPCVLYVNSDISDRKQAEVALQQAKEAAEAANRAKSEFLANMSHELRTPLNAILGFTQVMLNDAQASTRQKDNLNIISRSGEHLLALINDVLDMSKIEAGRVTLNPTSFDLYYLLETLTEMLELRAKSKGLQLILDLAPGVPQYVKTDENKLRQVLINLLGNAVKFTHDGGVTLRVRQQTPATADSKSATIPASTEGEPPGDETQNAIVLQFEVEDTGTGIAPHEISKLFKPFVQTETGRQSNQGTGLGLTISRHFVQLMGGDITVTSTVGQGSIFQFEIQAQASSSTELTTPKTTRRVVGLAPGQPTYRILVVDDVRDNRLLMTQLIEPFGFEVQEASNGREAIALWERWHPHLIWMDMRMPVMDGYEATRQIRNKESIVKGQSSTESIVNRQPSQSSIVNRQSLSESIVNRQSLSESIVNRQLPIASNPESNDPEPLTTDHPPLTTDPQPLTTDHPPLTTDHPPLTTDHLPLTTDPQPLTKIIALTASAFEEERGVVLGAGCDDLVRKPFRASTIWEKLAEHLGVEFLYSDDVLITVADLTVQPSPLYIAPMSRYQAKATLTPERLQVMSIEWIDALHQAAVSGDDALALSLVAQIPKAHADLAIALTQLIDDFRLDTVSDLTER; this comes from the coding sequence ATGCAAGCTGCACGCCGCTTTGTCGCCACTATTTCGGGCAAGGTTCCTTTGAGGACGGTGCTCATCGTGCCGTTTGTCTTGCAGATTATCGCGATTGTGGGCTTGACCGGATATCTCTCCTATCTGGCTGGCAAGCAGGCGATTGAAGATTTGGTGAGCCAACTGCAAGAGGAAGTGAGCGATCGCGTCACAGACAAGCTCAACACCTATTTGGAAGCTCCTCAAACGATTAATCAAATTAATGCGGGTGCGATTCGTCTGGGGTTGCTCAATCTGAACGATGTGCAGAGCCTCGATCGCTATCTATGGCGGCAGATGAAGGAATTTAAAGACCTCACCTTCATTGCGATCGCCACCGAAACAGGCAACTACATTGGTATTGGTCGTCGCCCATTTTTTGAATTCCGGTTAGGTATCCTTGACCGCTCGATGGATGGGGTGACACGTACCTGGTCGATGGGATCTCAGGGCAATCGTGCGACGGTTCGTGAACCCTTGACCAATTTTGATCCACGGGCTCGCTCCTGGTATAAAGCAGCGGTGAATAAAGGCAGAGCTACCTGGTCTACCATCTATACCGCACGGGACACAAATCAACTGTTGCTCCCTGCGAGTCAACCTGTGTATGGGTTGAATGGCGAGTTGCTGGGGGTAGTGACAGCAACGCTGACTCCGTCTAGCCTGAGCGAGTTTCTTCAGGAATTGAAGGTGGGAGATACCGGGCAGACCTTCATCATGGAGCGAAATGGCTTGCTGGTCGCAACATCTACCGATGAACCACCCATCCGGCGGTCAAACCAGGGGGTTGAGGAACGGTTGCTGGCGATCTACAGCGGTAATGAAGTGACTCGTGCGATCGCCCGCCATCTTGAAGATGAGTTTGCAGATTTAACTCAAATTAAGACAAATCAGACGTTGGATTATGAGTTTGGGGGCGATCGCTATTTTGTGCAAGTGAAACCCCTGTACGACATGAGCAGCGAGTATCTGCAAGAGATGCAGGACTTGAACTGGCTGGTAGTGGTCGTGGTTCCCGAATCTGAGTTTACTGGCAAGATTAAAGAAAACATCCGCAACACGGCATTGCTCTGTCTCGCAGCATTAGTCGTGTCCATTATCATCAGCATTGTCACAAGCCGCTGGATCACAAAACCGCTCTTTGAACTCAGTCAGGCATCGGAATCTCTGTCTCAGGGCAACTGGAATCAACAGGTAAATGCCCGTGGGTCGCTAGAACTGAAGACTTTGGGACGAGCATTTAACCATATGAGTCACCAGTTAAAGCTCTCCCACGAGCAACTGGCAGAATATTCTAAAGGGCTGGAAAAACTAGTTGCCGAGCGTACCGAAGCTTTGCGGCAATCAGAGGAAAAGTTTTCAACGGCATTTCGGTTTTCGCCAGAACCGATCGCGATCGCCACGTTGGCCGACGGCAAAATCATTGACGCGAATGATAGTTACCTGAAGCGAACAGGCTATTCAGAAGAAGAGGTGATCGGTAAGAGTGCCAAAGACTTAAATCTGTGGGTTGACCCACAGGATGCTCAAAAGGTGGTTCAAACCCTTCAAGAACAAGGCTTCATTCACAATCTAGAGATTGATTACCGCAAAAAGTCGGGTGAGATTGGCACCGTGTTGTTGTCAGCCGAGGTGATTGAACTCAACGGCGAACCCTGTGTTTTATACGTTAACAGTGACATCAGCGATCGCAAACAGGCAGAAGTCGCCCTGCAACAGGCAAAAGAAGCCGCAGAAGCCGCAAATCGGGCTAAGAGTGAGTTTTTGGCAAACATGAGCCACGAACTGCGAACGCCGCTCAATGCCATTTTGGGTTTCACGCAGGTCATGCTCAACGACGCGCAAGCTTCCACTCGACAAAAGGACAATCTCAACATCATTAGCCGCAGTGGCGAACACCTGCTGGCACTGATTAACGATGTGTTAGACATGTCCAAAATCGAGGCAGGACGAGTCACCCTCAATCCCACCTCGTTTGATCTGTATTACCTGCTCGAAACCCTCACTGAGATGTTGGAACTGCGAGCCAAATCTAAAGGCTTGCAACTGATCCTCGATCTCGCTCCTGGCGTGCCGCAATATGTCAAAACTGACGAAAACAAACTGCGTCAGGTGTTGATTAACTTGTTGGGCAATGCGGTCAAGTTTACTCACGATGGTGGTGTCACCTTGCGCGTACGGCAACAAACTCCAGCTACCGCTGACAGCAAATCGGCAACCATCCCAGCGTCAACTGAGGGTGAGCCTCCAGGAGACGAAACTCAAAATGCGATCGTTCTGCAATTTGAAGTAGAGGACACCGGAACTGGGATTGCACCCCACGAAATCTCTAAACTGTTCAAACCCTTTGTGCAAACGGAGACAGGGCGACAATCTAATCAGGGAACGGGGTTGGGGCTAACCATCAGTCGCCATTTTGTGCAGTTGATGGGGGGCGATATCACGGTTACCAGCACTGTTGGGCAGGGCAGCATCTTTCAGTTTGAGATTCAGGCGCAGGCGAGCAGTTCCACTGAACTCACCACGCCTAAGACCACACGCCGCGTGGTGGGACTGGCACCCGGACAACCTACTTACCGCATTCTGGTGGTGGATGATGTCCGAGATAATCGCCTGCTGATGACTCAGCTCATTGAACCGTTTGGCTTTGAGGTGCAAGAGGCAAGTAACGGACGAGAGGCGATCGCCCTTTGGGAACGCTGGCACCCTCACCTGATCTGGATGGACATGCGAATGCCTGTGATGGATGGCTACGAAGCTACCCGACAAATTCGCAATAAGGAGTCAATAGTTAAGGGTCAATCGTCAACCGAGTCAATCGTTAATCGTCAACCGAGTCAATCGTCAATCGTCAATCGTCAATCGTTATCAGAGTCAATCGTCAATCGTCAATCGCTATCAGAGTCAATCGTCAATCGTCAATTGCCCATTGCGAGTAATCCAGAATCTAATGATCCTGAACCATTGACCACTGACCATCCACCATTGACCACTGACCCCCAACCATTGACCACTGACCATCCACCATTGACCACTGACCATCCACCATTGACCACTGACCATCTACCATTGACCACTGACCCCCAACCATTGACTAAAATCATCGCTCTCACTGCCAGTGCCTTCGAGGAAGAGCGGGGCGTGGTGTTGGGTGCAGGTTGTGACGATTTAGTACGCAAACCGTTTCGTGCCAGCACCATTTGGGAGAAGCTAGCCGAACATTTGGGTGTAGAGTTTCTCTATAGCGACGACGTATTGATCACGGTTGCCGATTTAACGGTTCAACCGTCGCCGCTCTATATAGCTCCAATGTCCCGCTATCAGGCAAAGGCAACGCTTACACCGGAGCGATTGCAGGTGATGTCGATAGAGTGGATCGATGCCTTGCACCAGGCAGCTGTGAGTGGAGACGATGCCCTGGCGTTGAGCCTGGTTGCCCAGATCCCCAAAGCCCATGCTGATCTGGCGATCGCCCTGACTCAGTTAATCGACGATTTCCGTCTCGACACCGTTAGTGATCTCACAGAGCGTTGA